One window of the Falco rusticolus isolate bFalRus1 chromosome 21, bFalRus1.pri, whole genome shotgun sequence genome contains the following:
- the LOC119140520 gene encoding vigilin-like — MSNEEFASTIPVSPPIVKRKMKPKAHKSEQVQPIKASVITQVFHVPLEERKYKGMNQFGEGEQAKICLDIMRKTGAHLELSLAKDQGLSIVVSGKAEAVTKARKQIVARLQTQASATVAIPKEHHRFVIGKKGEKLQDLKLKTATKMQIPRPDDPSNQIKISGTKEGIEKARHEILLISAEQDKRAVERLDVEKVYHPFIAGPYNKLVRELMQDTGTRINIPPPSVNKTEIVFTGEKEQLAQAVARVKKIYEEKKKKTTTLAVEVKKSQHKYVIGPKGNSLQEILEKTGVSVEIPPTDSSSETLILRGEPEKLGQALTEVYAKANSFTISSVSAPSWLHRFIIGKKGQNLAKITQQMPKVHIKFTGGEDNITLEGPTEDVHVAQEQIEAMVKELVENSFSISVPICKQFHKNIVGKGGANIKKIRKESNTKIDLPAKNSNSETVVITGKRANCEAAHHRILATQKELANSTEVEVSIPSKLHSSLIGAKGRFVRSIVEDCGGVHIHFPTKGSGSDSVIIRGPAQGVEKAKKELLHL; from the exons ATGTCTAATGAGGAGTTTGCTAGTACGATACCTGTTAGTCCTCCAATtgtgaagaggaagatgaagccCAAGGCTCACA AATCAGAACAGGTGCAGCCAATAAAGGCTTCTGTCATCACTCAG GTGTTCCATGTGCCACTGGAGGAGAGGAAATACAAGGGCATGAATCAGTTTGGAGAAGGCGAGCAGGCCAAGATCTGCCTTGACATCATGCGGAAGACGGGAGCTCACCTGGAGCTGTCTCTCGCAAAGGACCAGGGCCTTTCGATCGTGGTCTCTGGCAAGGCGGAAGCAGTCACGAAGGCTCGGAAGCAGATTGTCGCTCGACTGCAGACTCAG GCTTCAGCGACAGTTGCCATCCCCAAGGAGCACCACCGTTTTGTCATTGGAAAGAAGGGTGAGAAGCTGCAGGACCTGAAGCTCAAAACTGCAACCAAAATGCAGATCCCCCGCCCAGATGACCCCAGCAACCAGATCAAGATCAGCGGCACTAAAGAAGGGATTGAGAAGGCCCGGCACGAGATCCTGCTTATCTCCGCTGAGCAG GATAAGCGTGCCGTGGAGCGGCTGGACGTGGAGAAAGTGTACCACCCTTTCATTGCTGGCCCTTACAACAAGCTGGTGAGGGAGCTCATGCAGGACACAGGGACGCGCATCAACATTCCTCCACCCAGTGTCAACAAGACCGAGATAGTCTTCACCGGAGAAAAGGAGCAACTAGCCCAGGCTGTGGCTCGCGTTAAGAAGATCTATGAGGAGAAG aaaaagaagactACTACTCTTGCAGTGGAGGTGAAGAAGTCCCAGCACAAGTATGTCATCGGCCCCAAGGGGAATTCCCTGCAGGAGATCTTGGAGAAGACTGGAGTCTCTGTCGAGATCCCACCCACTGACAGTAGCTCGGAGACGCTGATACTGCGAGGCGAGCCTGAGAAACTTGGGCAAGCATTGACTGAAGTCTATGCAAAG gCCAACAGTTTTACCATCTCCTCGGTCTCTGCCCCCTCTTGGCTTCATCGTTTCATTATtggaaagaaaggacagaacCTGGCCAAAATAACTCAGCAGATGCCAAAG GTTCACATCAAATTCACTGGAGGAGAGGATAACATCACTTTGGAAGGACCTACAGAAGATGTGCATGTGGCTCAGGAACAGATTGAAGCCATGGTCAAGGAACTG gttgaaaacagcttttctatttctgtccccATCTGCAAACAGTTCCACAAGAACATCGTAGGGAAAGGAGGTGCCAACATCAAGAAG ATCCGTAAAGAAAGCAACACCAAAATTGATCTCccagcaaagaacagcaactCGGAGACAGTTGTTATCACAGGCAAGAGGGCAAACTGTGAGGCTGCTCACCACAGGATTCTTGCCACCCAGAAGGAGCTG GCCAACAGCACAGAGGTGGAGGTCTCTATTCCTTCCAAACTGCACAGTTCCCTCATTGGTGCCAAAGGCCGCTTCGTCCGCTCCATCGTGGAGGACTGTGGTGGAGTCCACATCCACTTCCCCACCAAGGGCTCTGGCAGTGACAGCGTGATCATCAGGGGCCCAGCCCAGGGTGTGGAGAAAGCcaagaaagagctgctgcacctgtga